From the genome of Nakamurella flavida, one region includes:
- a CDS encoding DHH family phosphoesterase — MTDARIASARMRGPHTRRSAGPDSTRRGLRPVVPAVPHSDLDRAVDLLATASSVVLLAHVNPDADALGSALALGLGLRRRGVQVWVSFGEPRAVPESLRELPGQHLVVAAADLPPQPDLLVTLDVGSTDRLGSTAALLSTARTSLVVDHHASNTRFGQHHLIDTDAEATVVLVTRLLDGLGIGIDRDIAANLYAGLATDTVAFRFASASAHLLAARLLDAGVCPAELMRPITDTHPFGWLGMLSTVLGRAELDRAAAHGAGLVHLAIESRDWAHLRQEELDPVIDILRTSKEAAVAAVAKQTAPGEWQVSLRSRDGIDVAAVAGSLGGGGHPRAAGFTHHGEPAAAFAAITEILDR; from the coding sequence GTGACCGACGCCCGTATCGCGTCCGCACGGATGCGCGGCCCGCACACCCGCCGCTCGGCCGGGCCGGACAGCACCCGGCGAGGTCTGCGGCCGGTCGTCCCCGCGGTCCCGCACTCGGACCTGGATCGCGCGGTCGATCTGCTGGCCACGGCGTCCTCCGTGGTGCTGCTCGCGCACGTGAACCCGGACGCCGACGCGTTGGGTAGTGCGCTGGCCCTCGGGCTCGGGTTGCGACGGCGGGGGGTGCAGGTCTGGGTGTCGTTCGGCGAGCCTCGAGCCGTCCCCGAGTCCCTGCGCGAACTGCCGGGCCAGCACCTGGTCGTGGCCGCCGCCGATCTGCCGCCCCAGCCCGATCTGCTGGTCACCCTCGACGTGGGTTCCACCGACCGGCTGGGTTCCACGGCCGCTCTGCTGAGCACGGCGCGCACCAGTCTCGTCGTGGACCACCACGCCTCGAACACCCGGTTCGGGCAGCACCACCTGATCGACACCGACGCGGAGGCCACCGTCGTGCTGGTGACCCGACTGCTCGACGGTCTCGGCATCGGGATCGACCGGGACATCGCCGCCAACCTGTACGCCGGACTGGCCACCGACACGGTGGCGTTCCGTTTCGCCTCGGCCTCGGCCCACCTCCTGGCCGCCCGGTTGCTGGACGCCGGCGTCTGCCCGGCCGAACTGATGCGCCCGATCACCGACACCCACCCCTTCGGCTGGCTGGGGATGCTGTCCACCGTTCTCGGCCGGGCCGAACTCGACCGCGCGGCCGCTCACGGCGCCGGGCTGGTTCATCTGGCCATCGAGTCCCGTGACTGGGCACATCTCCGCCAGGAGGAGCTCGACCCGGTGATCGACATCCTGCGGACCTCGAAGGAGGCCGCCGTGGCCGCGGTGGCCAAGCAGACCGCACCGGGGGAGTGGCAGGTGTCGCTGCGCTCCCGTGACGGGATCGACGTGGCCGCCGTGGCCGGGTCGCTCGGCGGCGGCGGACATCCCCGGGCGGCGGGGTTCACCCATCACGGCGAGCCCGCGGCGGCCTTCGCCGCCATCACCGAGATCCTCGACCGCTGA
- a CDS encoding GntR family transcriptional regulator has protein sequence MDATASRSAADRVHAHVRDGILTRRYPDNTLLSEGGLALETSVSRTPVREALLRLEAEGMITLLPKRGALVQPVSAQEARDVLATRRLVEVHCALAVIAAGRGADLARSLQVPLAALRKAAADGDMTAYVTADRDFHATVVAADGNMILQRLYGSLRDRQLRMGTANLLDRSGRPDETRLASTCADHEAIAAAIGAGDADLTRRLTVEHLATAERRLLGAGAGGSAAGGAA, from the coding sequence ATGGATGCAACCGCCTCCCGATCGGCCGCCGATCGGGTCCACGCCCACGTCCGCGACGGGATCCTGACCCGTCGCTACCCGGACAACACCCTGCTCTCCGAGGGCGGACTGGCCCTGGAGACCTCGGTGTCCCGCACACCGGTCCGCGAGGCCCTGCTCCGCCTCGAGGCGGAGGGCATGATCACCCTGCTGCCCAAGCGCGGGGCGCTGGTCCAGCCGGTGTCGGCCCAGGAAGCCCGGGACGTGCTGGCCACCCGCCGGCTCGTCGAGGTGCACTGTGCGCTCGCCGTGATCGCGGCCGGCCGGGGCGCCGATCTGGCCCGCTCGCTGCAGGTGCCGCTGGCCGCGCTGCGGAAGGCGGCGGCCGACGGGGACATGACGGCCTACGTCACCGCCGACCGGGACTTCCACGCGACCGTCGTGGCCGCGGACGGCAACATGATCCTGCAGCGGCTCTACGGCTCGCTGCGCGACCGCCAGCTGCGGATGGGGACGGCCAACCTGCTGGACCGGTCCGGGCGGCCGGACGAGACCCGCCTGGCCTCCACCTGTGCCGACCACGAGGCGATCGCCGCGGCCATCGGTGCGGGGGATGCCGACCTCACCCGCCGACTGACCGTCGAGCATCTCGCCACCGCCGAGCGCCGCCTCCTCGGCGCCGGGGCCGGCGGATCCGCCGCGGGCGGTGCCGCATGA
- a CDS encoding MFS transporter, producing MTGLPWVIWGVGAGVYFLAVFNRTSLGVAGPMAADRLHVGAAALGTFVVLQLAVYAVMQIPTGILVDRYGARRMLLAATLVMGTAQLLFAVVDSYVPALLARGLLGMGDAMTYISVLRLVAGWFPARRYPTQAVFTGLVGMAGNVVATVPLTGMLHGWGWGPTFALAGGLSLAYSVLLLRPATAAPFRERDERAAAGPVQGARVWTEVKLAWQLPSGRLGFWVHLTTMACPTTFGVLWGYPYLTQGLGYAPSTAAGMLLAFVLGGVAASLVIGPTVARRPVVRIPIAVSVSLLCLVGWITLIAWPGGRPPTALVVAVVIALSIGGPASSVGFLLARDYNPRHRISTATGLVNVGGFAGAVLSVYLVGQILDLVDGGGDTHSLAAFRWAFGVFVVVTVLGLLRLLTWWRRTRAAVLLADARGESVPFSISPHRGDLVDEEMLAVEAAAAERDRRLVEDMGDPLWVPRVPR from the coding sequence GTGACCGGGCTGCCCTGGGTGATCTGGGGAGTCGGCGCGGGGGTCTACTTCCTCGCCGTGTTCAACCGGACGTCCCTGGGCGTGGCCGGGCCGATGGCCGCGGACCGGCTCCACGTGGGCGCGGCGGCGCTGGGCACCTTCGTCGTGCTGCAGCTGGCCGTCTACGCGGTCATGCAGATCCCCACCGGGATCCTGGTCGACCGGTACGGCGCACGTCGGATGCTGCTGGCCGCGACCCTGGTCATGGGGACGGCCCAGCTCCTGTTCGCGGTGGTCGACTCGTACGTGCCGGCCCTGCTGGCCCGGGGCCTGCTCGGCATGGGCGACGCGATGACCTACATCTCCGTGCTGCGCCTGGTCGCCGGCTGGTTCCCGGCCCGCCGCTACCCGACCCAGGCGGTGTTCACCGGCCTGGTCGGCATGGCCGGCAACGTCGTCGCCACCGTTCCGCTCACCGGCATGCTGCACGGGTGGGGCTGGGGCCCGACCTTCGCCCTGGCCGGAGGGTTGTCGCTGGCCTACTCGGTGCTGCTGCTCCGGCCGGCGACGGCCGCGCCGTTCCGGGAGCGGGACGAGCGGGCCGCGGCGGGGCCGGTGCAGGGGGCCCGCGTGTGGACCGAGGTCAAACTGGCCTGGCAGCTGCCGTCCGGGCGGTTGGGGTTCTGGGTCCACCTGACGACGATGGCCTGCCCGACCACGTTCGGCGTGCTGTGGGGCTACCCGTACCTGACCCAGGGGTTGGGGTACGCGCCCTCGACGGCCGCCGGGATGTTGTTGGCGTTCGTGCTGGGCGGCGTGGCCGCGAGCCTGGTCATCGGGCCCACGGTGGCCCGGCGGCCGGTCGTGCGCATCCCCATCGCGGTGTCGGTGAGTCTGCTGTGCCTGGTCGGCTGGATCACCCTGATCGCCTGGCCGGGCGGGCGGCCGCCGACCGCGCTGGTCGTCGCGGTCGTCATCGCCCTGTCCATCGGTGGCCCGGCCTCCTCGGTGGGCTTCCTGCTGGCCCGCGACTACAACCCCCGGCACCGCATCTCCACCGCGACCGGGCTGGTCAACGTGGGCGGGTTCGCCGGGGCCGTGCTGTCGGTGTACCTGGTCGGCCAGATCCTCGATCTGGTCGACGGTGGCGGCGACACCCACTCGCTGGCCGCGTTCCGCTGGGCCTTCGGGGTCTTCGTCGTGGTGACGGTGCTCGGGCTGCTCCGGCTGCTGACCTGGTGGCGGCGGACGCGGGCCGCGGTGCTGCTCGCCGACGCGCGGGGCGAGTCGGTACCGTTCTCGATCTCCCCGCACCGGGGCGATCTGGTCGACGAGGAGATGCTGGCCGTGGAAGCTGCCGCCGCGGAACGCGACCGCCGGCTCGTGGAGGACATGGGCGACCCGCTCTGGGTTCCCCGGGTGCCCCGATGA
- the truB gene encoding tRNA pseudouridine(55) synthase TruB yields MTGADGSSARAAQASRTARAPRTDRPPRRPPVPLPPGGGLLLVDKPTTWTSHDVVGRVRGLLRTRKVGHAGTLDPLATGLLVIAVDRSTKLLGHLALTDKTYSATIRLGASTTTDDSDGEIVAEAAASAVAALDTAGVRAAIGPLTGDLLQVPSSVSAIKVDGRRAYQRVRDGEAVELAARPVTVSRFALLAEHHDGDGHLDLEVEVDCTTGTYIRALARDLGAALGVGGHLTRLRRTRVGPFSLDGALTLPVAGPDGDAPDAGDRVAAELLAAADAVRLAFATRTVSAEEATDLGHGRSVPAAGLPGVVGVFRAGDDALIALVREDAGRARSVLGWQTAG; encoded by the coding sequence ATGACCGGCGCCGACGGCTCCTCCGCCCGGGCGGCCCAGGCGTCACGGACGGCTCGGGCGCCGCGGACCGACCGACCCCCGCGCCGCCCGCCGGTGCCGCTGCCTCCGGGGGGCGGGCTGCTGCTGGTGGACAAGCCCACCACCTGGACCTCGCACGACGTGGTCGGCCGGGTCCGGGGTCTGCTGCGCACCCGCAAGGTCGGTCACGCCGGCACGCTGGATCCGCTGGCCACCGGATTGCTGGTCATCGCCGTCGACCGGTCGACCAAGCTGCTCGGACACCTGGCGCTGACCGACAAGACCTACTCGGCGACCATCCGGCTCGGCGCGTCGACCACCACCGACGACAGCGACGGGGAGATCGTCGCCGAGGCGGCCGCCTCCGCGGTCGCCGCGCTGGACACCGCGGGCGTCCGGGCCGCCATCGGGCCGCTCACCGGTGACCTGCTGCAGGTACCGAGCTCGGTGTCCGCGATCAAGGTCGACGGCCGGCGCGCCTACCAGCGCGTCCGGGACGGCGAGGCGGTCGAACTGGCGGCGCGGCCCGTCACCGTGTCCCGGTTCGCGTTGCTGGCCGAGCACCACGACGGGGACGGACATCTGGACCTGGAGGTCGAGGTGGACTGCACCACCGGGACCTACATCCGGGCGCTGGCCCGCGATCTCGGGGCCGCCCTCGGGGTGGGCGGTCACCTGACCCGGCTGAGGCGGACCCGAGTGGGCCCGTTCTCGCTGGACGGCGCGCTGACCCTGCCCGTCGCCGGTCCCGACGGCGACGCGCCCGACGCCGGCGATCGGGTGGCCGCCGAGCTGCTGGCCGCCGCCGACGCCGTCCGGCTCGCCTTCGCCACCCGGACGGTGTCGGCCGAGGAGGCCACCGATCTGGGCCACGGCCGCAGCGTCCCGGCCGCCGGCCTGCCCGGTGTCGTCGGGGTCTTCCGGGCGGGGGACGACGCCCTGATCGCCCTGGTCCGGGAGGACGCCGGTCGGGCCCGCTCGGTCCTGGGCTGGCAGACCGCCGGCTGA
- a CDS encoding bifunctional riboflavin kinase/FAD synthetase, which produces MERWRGLEEIPAGWGRCVLTVGMFDGVHRGHQALIADAVASARELGLPTVVMTFDPHPAEVVRPGNHPAMLATLRRRAELIAELGVDAFLVVPFTPALAAVPAETFVHDIVVDRLHAALVVVGENFRFGHRGAGSVRTLQELGPRWGFAARGFDLVAAQDAAGRADEVVVSSTYVRACVDAGDVRAAAGALGRHHRVEGFVVHGEGRGGSELGYPTANLDMEPHTAVPADGIYAGWFVLGSRRSPTAISIGTNPTFSGKVRTVEAFVIDEGGNFYGRRVALEFVERLRPTWRFDSVEALIAQIDLDVARTREVLAAETT; this is translated from the coding sequence GTGGAGCGTTGGCGCGGGTTGGAGGAGATCCCGGCGGGCTGGGGGCGGTGCGTCCTGACCGTGGGGATGTTCGACGGGGTGCACCGCGGGCACCAGGCGCTCATCGCGGATGCGGTGGCCTCCGCCCGTGAGCTGGGCCTGCCCACCGTGGTGATGACGTTCGACCCGCACCCGGCCGAGGTCGTCCGACCGGGAAATCACCCGGCGATGCTGGCCACCCTGCGCCGCCGGGCCGAGCTGATCGCCGAGCTCGGCGTCGACGCGTTCCTGGTCGTGCCGTTCACCCCCGCCCTGGCTGCCGTTCCGGCCGAGACGTTCGTCCACGACATCGTGGTCGACCGGTTGCACGCGGCCCTGGTGGTGGTGGGGGAGAACTTCCGGTTCGGTCACCGCGGAGCCGGTTCGGTGCGCACGCTGCAGGAGCTGGGCCCGCGGTGGGGCTTCGCCGCCCGCGGGTTCGACCTGGTGGCCGCCCAGGACGCCGCGGGGCGGGCGGACGAGGTGGTCGTGTCCTCCACGTACGTGCGGGCCTGCGTCGACGCCGGCGACGTCCGGGCGGCGGCCGGGGCGTTGGGCCGGCACCACCGGGTGGAGGGTTTCGTCGTCCACGGGGAGGGACGGGGCGGCAGCGAACTCGGGTACCCGACGGCCAATCTCGACATGGAACCGCACACCGCCGTCCCGGCCGACGGCATCTACGCCGGCTGGTTCGTGCTGGGCAGCCGCCGGTCACCCACGGCCATCTCCATCGGCACCAACCCCACCTTCTCCGGGAAGGTCCGCACCGTGGAGGCCTTCGTCATCGACGAGGGCGGCAACTTCTACGGGCGTCGGGTCGCGCTGGAGTTCGTGGAACGGCTCCGGCCCACCTGGCGGTTCGACTCCGTCGAGGCCCTGATCGCCCAGATCGACCTGGACGTCGCCCGGACCCGCGAGGTCCTGGCCGCCGAGACGACCTGA
- the rpsO gene encoding 30S ribosomal protein S15 translates to MALSTEQKKDILAEYATHEGDTGSAEAQVAMLTKRIQDLTEHLKMHKHDHHSRRGLMALVGRRRRLLRYLQTVDITRYRTLIERLGLRR, encoded by the coding sequence ATGGCGTTGAGCACTGAGCAGAAGAAGGACATCCTCGCGGAGTACGCCACGCACGAGGGCGACACCGGTTCGGCCGAGGCCCAGGTGGCCATGCTGACCAAGCGCATCCAGGATCTCACCGAGCACCTCAAGATGCACAAGCACGATCACCACTCCCGCCGTGGGCTGATGGCCCTCGTCGGGCGTCGTCGCCGGCTCCTGCGTTACCTGCAGACCGTCGACATCACCCGTTACCGCACGCTGATCGAGCGGCTCGGGCTGCGTCGCTAG
- a CDS encoding polyribonucleotide nucleotidyltransferase, which translates to MSDPTATSATAVLDNGSFGTRTIRFESGRLAQQAAGSVVAYLDEDTMLLSATTASKHPKEHFDFFPLTIDVEERMYAAGRIPGSFFRREGRPSEDAILTCRLIDRPLRPTFVDGLRNEIQVVVTVLALNPDVLYDVLAINAASASTTISGLPFDGPVAGVRVALIDGQWVAFPRHSELERATFDMVVAGRTVNVGTAAEDVAIMMVEAEATERTIELVNGGATAPTEEVVAAGLEAAKPFLAQLCRAQSELAAQSTPVAREFPVFPAYQSDVFDAVSAAASDDLAQALTIAGKQEREARTDEIKQALLDQIGEQFAGRTGEIGNAYRSLTKKLVRQRVLRDKVRIDGRGLTDIRTLGAEVGYVPRVHGSAIFERGETQIMGVTTLNMLRMEQQLDTLNPESRKRYMHNYNFPPYSTGETGRVGSPKRREIGHGALAERALVPVLPSREEFPYAIRQVSEALGSNGSTSMGSVCASTMSLLNAGVPLKASVAGIAMGLVSDVVTGEDGTESTHYVALTDILGAEDAFGDMDFKVAGTRTFVTALQLDTKLSGIPSDVLKAALVQARDARFAILDVLNEAIDEPDEMSPFAPRITTIKVPVDKIGEVIGPKGKMINSITEETGADIAIEDDGTIFVSGVDAQAVQAAIDTINAIANPQLPKVGERFLGTVVKTTAFGAFVSLLPGRDGLVHISKLGQGKRVNKVEDVVNVGDKLQVEIAEIDARGKISLVPVAAADASANGAASAPAQV; encoded by the coding sequence ATGTCCGATCCCACCGCCACGAGCGCCACCGCTGTCCTGGACAACGGCTCGTTCGGCACCCGCACCATCCGCTTCGAGTCCGGTCGGCTGGCCCAGCAGGCCGCCGGCAGCGTCGTCGCGTACCTCGACGAGGACACCATGCTGCTGTCGGCGACCACCGCCAGCAAGCACCCCAAGGAGCACTTCGACTTCTTCCCCCTGACGATCGACGTCGAGGAGCGGATGTACGCCGCCGGTCGCATCCCCGGCTCGTTCTTCCGTCGTGAGGGCCGCCCGTCCGAGGACGCGATCCTCACCTGCCGGCTCATCGACCGCCCGCTGCGCCCCACCTTCGTCGACGGTCTGCGCAACGAGATCCAGGTCGTGGTCACCGTTCTCGCGCTGAACCCGGACGTGCTCTACGACGTCCTGGCCATCAACGCCGCGTCCGCGTCGACCACCATCTCCGGTCTGCCCTTCGACGGCCCGGTCGCCGGCGTCCGCGTCGCGCTGATCGACGGCCAGTGGGTGGCCTTCCCGCGCCACTCCGAGCTGGAGCGCGCCACCTTCGACATGGTCGTCGCCGGTCGCACCGTCAACGTCGGCACCGCCGCCGAGGACGTCGCGATCATGATGGTCGAGGCCGAGGCCACCGAGCGCACCATCGAGCTCGTCAACGGCGGCGCCACCGCGCCGACCGAGGAGGTCGTGGCCGCCGGCCTCGAGGCCGCCAAGCCGTTCCTGGCCCAGCTGTGCCGCGCGCAGTCCGAGCTGGCCGCCCAGTCGACCCCGGTCGCCCGGGAGTTCCCGGTCTTCCCGGCCTACCAGTCCGACGTCTTCGACGCCGTGTCCGCGGCTGCCTCCGACGACCTGGCCCAGGCGCTGACCATCGCCGGCAAGCAGGAGCGCGAGGCCCGCACCGACGAGATCAAGCAGGCCCTGCTGGATCAGATCGGCGAGCAGTTCGCCGGTCGCACCGGCGAGATCGGCAACGCCTACCGCTCGCTGACCAAGAAGCTGGTCCGCCAGCGCGTGCTACGCGACAAGGTTCGCATCGACGGTCGTGGCCTCACCGACATCCGCACCCTGGGTGCCGAGGTCGGCTACGTCCCGCGCGTGCACGGCAGCGCGATCTTCGAGCGTGGCGAGACCCAGATCATGGGCGTCACCACCCTGAACATGCTGCGCATGGAGCAGCAGCTCGACACGCTGAACCCCGAGTCGCGCAAGCGCTACATGCACAACTACAACTTCCCGCCGTACTCCACCGGCGAGACCGGCCGCGTGGGTTCGCCCAAGCGCCGCGAGATCGGCCACGGCGCGCTGGCCGAGCGGGCCCTGGTGCCCGTGCTGCCCTCCCGCGAGGAGTTCCCCTACGCCATCCGGCAGGTCTCCGAGGCGCTGGGCTCCAACGGCTCCACCTCGATGGGCTCGGTCTGCGCCTCGACCATGTCGCTGCTGAACGCCGGTGTGCCGCTGAAGGCCTCCGTCGCCGGTATCGCCATGGGCCTGGTCAGTGACGTCGTCACCGGCGAGGACGGCACGGAGAGCACGCACTACGTCGCGCTCACCGACATCCTGGGCGCCGAGGACGCGTTCGGCGACATGGACTTCAAGGTCGCCGGCACCCGTACCTTCGTCACCGCCCTGCAGCTGGACACCAAGCTCAGCGGCATCCCGTCCGACGTCCTCAAGGCCGCGCTGGTGCAGGCCCGGGACGCCCGGTTCGCCATCCTGGACGTGCTGAACGAGGCGATCGACGAGCCCGACGAGATGAGCCCGTTCGCGCCGCGGATCACGACCATCAAGGTCCCGGTGGACAAGATCGGCGAGGTCATCGGGCCGAAGGGCAAGATGATCAACTCGATCACCGAGGAGACCGGCGCGGACATCGCCATCGAGGACGACGGCACCATCTTCGTCTCCGGTGTCGACGCGCAGGCCGTCCAGGCGGCGATCGACACGATCAACGCGATCGCCAACCCGCAGCTGCCCAAGGTCGGCGAGCGGTTCCTGGGCACGGTCGTCAAGACCACCGCCTTCGGTGCCTTCGTCTCGCTGCTGCCGGGCCGTGACGGCCTGGTGCACATCTCCAAGCTCGGCCAGGGCAAGCGCGTGAACAAGGTCGAGGACGTCGTCAACGTCGGCGACAAGCTGCAGGTCGAGATCGCCGAGATCGACGCCCGCGGCAAGATCAGCCTCGTGCCGGTGGCTGCCGCCGACGCGTCGGCCAACGGTGCGGCCTCGGCCCCGGCCCAGGTCTGA
- a CDS encoding M16 family metallopeptidase yields the protein MSAATASRPPRRPAVRTRVLERGEGGSTITLSTLPEGLRVVTEAVPGARSASVGVWVGVGSVDETPRLAGASHYLEHVLFKGTRSRSGPEIAELVDAVGGELNAFTSHEYTCYYARVLAEQAAMAVGVVCDVVLDAVVAAPDVDTERQVILEEIAMRDDDPEDTLADAFAAGVFAGHPVAQPVIGSVDTISAMTRGQVAGYYRRRYSPERMVVSVAGGVDHAEVMHWVRTAFAGRLGEPRPPRPPRTGSGRLGRVRPLAVVERDTEQAHLCVGVRSLPRDDPDRAALEVLSTALGGGMSSRLFRTIREERGLAYSCYAGTSAYADVGSFSVYAGCQPENLGEVAGLVRRELDDLAGGGITDAEVRRAKGQLAGSLVLGLEDPESRMSRIGRTILTRPDHRSVDRSLAEIAAVTPGQVTAVAARLLTGHRSAVVVGPYAGTDDLPGAVAELVR from the coding sequence ATGAGCGCAGCCACCGCGTCGCGCCCGCCGCGTCGACCCGCCGTCCGTACCCGTGTGCTGGAGCGGGGCGAGGGCGGCAGCACGATCACCCTGTCCACCCTGCCCGAGGGACTGCGGGTGGTCACCGAGGCGGTACCCGGGGCCCGCAGCGCATCGGTGGGGGTGTGGGTCGGCGTCGGCAGTGTCGACGAGACCCCGCGCCTGGCCGGGGCGTCGCACTACCTGGAGCACGTCCTGTTCAAGGGCACCCGCAGCCGCAGCGGGCCGGAGATCGCCGAGCTGGTCGACGCCGTCGGCGGTGAGCTCAACGCCTTCACCTCGCACGAGTACACCTGTTACTACGCACGGGTTCTCGCCGAACAGGCCGCGATGGCCGTCGGGGTGGTGTGCGACGTGGTGCTCGACGCGGTGGTCGCGGCGCCGGACGTGGACACCGAACGCCAGGTGATCCTCGAGGAGATCGCCATGCGCGACGACGATCCCGAGGACACCCTGGCCGATGCCTTCGCGGCGGGGGTGTTCGCCGGCCACCCGGTGGCCCAGCCGGTCATCGGCTCGGTGGACACCATCTCGGCCATGACCCGCGGTCAGGTCGCCGGGTACTACCGCCGGCGGTACTCCCCGGAACGGATGGTCGTCTCGGTGGCCGGGGGCGTGGACCACGCCGAGGTCATGCACTGGGTCCGGACGGCGTTCGCCGGCCGCCTCGGTGAGCCCCGTCCGCCGCGTCCGCCGCGCACCGGTTCCGGGCGACTGGGCCGGGTCCGTCCGCTGGCCGTGGTCGAGCGGGACACCGAGCAGGCCCACCTGTGCGTCGGGGTGCGGTCCCTCCCGCGGGATGACCCCGACCGGGCCGCCCTCGAGGTGCTGAGCACCGCCCTCGGCGGCGGGATGAGCTCCCGGTTGTTCCGGACCATCCGGGAGGAACGCGGCCTGGCCTATTCCTGCTACGCCGGGACCTCCGCCTACGCCGACGTCGGCTCCTTCTCGGTGTACGCGGGCTGCCAGCCGGAGAACCTCGGTGAGGTCGCCGGTCTGGTGCGCCGCGAGCTCGACGACCTCGCCGGGGGCGGCATCACCGATGCCGAGGTCCGGCGGGCCAAGGGCCAGCTGGCCGGGTCGCTCGTGCTCGGCCTGGAGGATCCGGAATCCCGGATGAGCCGGATCGGTCGCACGATCCTGACCCGGCCCGACCACCGCTCGGTCGACCGGTCGCTGGCCGAGATCGCCGCGGTCACCCCGGGTCAGGTCACCGCCGTGGCGGCCCGGTTGCTGACCGGGCACCGGTCCGCCGTCGTGGTCGGCCCCTACGCCGGAACCGACGACCTGCCCGGAGCGGTGGCCGAGCTGGTGCGCTGA
- the dapB gene encoding 4-hydroxy-tetrahydrodipicolinate reductase: MSDPSKAVPGHLRVGVIGARGRMGAQTCQAVQDAGDLELVAEVGGRASLTPLVEAGVQVAVEFTHPDVVMDNLRFCLENGIDVVTGTSGLLGPRLEVVRGWLADHPERSVVVAPNFAVGAVLTARFARQAARFFESVEVIERHHAGKIDAPSFTAISAAREIARARADAGLGPVPDATTSDPDGARGADVDGIAVHAVRMPGMVAHLEVVLGSSGETLTLRHDSLHRSSFMPGVLLAVRATTRRPGLTVGLESLLELD; the protein is encoded by the coding sequence ATGTCCGACCCCAGCAAGGCCGTTCCCGGGCATCTCCGGGTCGGCGTCATCGGTGCCCGCGGTCGGATGGGCGCCCAGACCTGTCAGGCCGTGCAGGACGCCGGGGATCTCGAGCTGGTCGCCGAGGTCGGCGGGCGCGCGTCGCTGACGCCGTTGGTCGAGGCCGGTGTGCAGGTGGCCGTCGAGTTCACCCACCCCGATGTGGTCATGGACAATCTGCGCTTCTGCCTGGAGAACGGGATCGACGTGGTCACCGGGACGTCCGGGCTGCTCGGCCCCCGGCTGGAGGTCGTCCGGGGCTGGTTGGCCGACCATCCCGAGCGATCCGTGGTCGTGGCACCGAACTTCGCCGTGGGTGCCGTGCTGACGGCTCGGTTCGCCCGGCAGGCCGCCCGCTTCTTCGAGTCCGTCGAGGTCATCGAACGGCACCACGCCGGCAAGATCGACGCCCCGTCCTTCACGGCCATCTCCGCGGCCCGGGAGATCGCCCGCGCCCGCGCCGACGCCGGTCTCGGCCCCGTGCCCGACGCCACCACCTCCGATCCGGACGGTGCCCGCGGCGCCGACGTCGACGGCATCGCCGTCCACGCCGTCCGCATGCCGGGGATGGTGGCCCACCTCGAGGTCGTGCTGGGCAGCAGCGGAGAGACGCTGACCCTGCGCCACGACTCCCTGCACCGGTCCTCGTTCATGCCCGGCGTACTGCTGGCGGTGCGGGCCACCACCCGTCGCCCGGGTCTGACCGTCGGGCTCGAGTCCCTGCTGGAGTTGGACTGA
- a CDS encoding DUF421 domain-containing protein, giving the protein MTVQIPVLDKILRTVLVYALIVVIFRIIGKTAISSMNTMDFVVMFLLSNVVQNAIIGDDDSLLGGVIGAVTLVVVNQAVDRLAYRDKRFRHLVEGRPTVVVREGRVDEEALRRLGIRHAELDHAVRVQNGDTTDQVWSGVMEPGGQLVLDIRPADQAATQADVQALTERLARIEALLIARPDGPAAT; this is encoded by the coding sequence TTGACCGTCCAGATCCCCGTCCTGGACAAGATCCTGCGGACCGTCCTGGTCTACGCGCTCATCGTGGTCATCTTCCGGATCATCGGGAAGACCGCGATCTCGAGCATGAACACGATGGACTTCGTGGTGATGTTCCTGCTCTCCAACGTCGTGCAGAACGCCATCATCGGCGACGACGACTCGCTGCTGGGTGGGGTGATCGGGGCGGTGACCCTGGTGGTGGTCAACCAGGCGGTCGATCGGCTGGCCTACCGCGACAAGCGGTTCCGCCACCTCGTCGAGGGCCGGCCCACCGTCGTGGTCCGGGAGGGCCGGGTGGACGAGGAGGCGCTGCGGCGGCTCGGCATCCGGCACGCCGAACTCGATCACGCCGTGCGGGTGCAGAACGGGGACACCACCGACCAGGTGTGGTCCGGGGTGATGGAACCGGGCGGTCAGTTGGTGCTGGACATCCGGCCGGCGGACCAGGCGGCCACGCAGGCCGACGTACAGGCGCTGACCGAGCGACTGGCCCGGATCGAGGCCCTGCTCATCGCTCGTCCCGACGGACCGGCGGCCACCTGA